In Rheinheimera sp. MM224, one DNA window encodes the following:
- the trmA gene encoding tRNA (uridine(54)-C5)-methyltransferase TrmA: MALGQVFPDLYETQLAEKQAGIEQLFASYALPELELFRSEPSHYRQRAEFRVWHEGDDLFHIMFDSETKQKQRIDYFPVACKQIADFMPVLLEELKKRPALRNKLYQIDYLSGLSGELLVSLIYKKPLSDDWAEQAALLKADLAEQWPLDFIGRSRKQKVLVHRDHIIEKLTVKDRTLSYQQIENSFTQPNAKVNQQMLEWACDISSQLKGDLLELYCGNGNFSLALTPYFRQVVATEIARSSIKSAQLNIEMNQVTNLQVLQMSAEDVSAAMATGKKLKTLDLSELQLDTILVDPPRAGLDPATEAFVSQFNDIIYISCNPVTLEQNLQQLSKTHEIKAFALFDQFPYTHHIESGVWLRKLTA, from the coding sequence ATGGCTTTAGGGCAAGTATTTCCGGATTTATATGAAACTCAACTGGCAGAAAAGCAAGCTGGTATAGAGCAGCTGTTTGCATCCTATGCGTTGCCAGAGTTAGAGTTGTTCCGCTCCGAACCCAGCCATTATCGTCAACGTGCTGAATTTCGGGTCTGGCATGAAGGGGACGATTTGTTCCACATTATGTTTGACTCAGAAACCAAACAAAAACAGCGCATTGATTACTTCCCTGTCGCCTGCAAACAAATAGCCGATTTTATGCCAGTGCTATTGGAAGAGCTGAAAAAGCGTCCGGCACTGCGAAACAAGTTGTACCAGATTGATTACCTGAGCGGCTTAAGTGGCGAGCTGTTGGTTTCTCTTATTTATAAGAAGCCATTAAGTGACGATTGGGCCGAACAAGCCGCTTTGTTAAAAGCTGATTTAGCAGAGCAATGGCCGCTGGACTTTATTGGCCGTTCGCGCAAACAAAAAGTGTTGGTGCATCGCGACCATATTATTGAAAAGCTGACAGTCAAAGACCGCACTTTAAGTTACCAACAAATTGAAAACAGCTTTACCCAGCCAAATGCCAAAGTAAATCAACAGATGCTGGAGTGGGCTTGTGATATATCAAGCCAGCTCAAAGGCGACTTACTAGAACTCTATTGCGGTAACGGCAACTTCTCGCTGGCCCTGACGCCTTATTTCCGTCAGGTTGTTGCCACAGAGATTGCCCGCAGTTCGATTAAATCTGCACAGCTGAATATTGAAATGAACCAGGTGACGAATTTGCAGGTGTTGCAAATGTCAGCTGAGGATGTCAGTGCGGCCATGGCCACAGGCAAAAAGTTAAAGACCTTGGATTTATCAGAGTTACAGCTGGATACTATTCTGGTTGACCCACCACGGGCTGGTTTAGATCCAGCCACTGAAGCTTTTGTCAGCCAGTTTAACGATATTATTTATATCTCCTGTAATCCTGTCACTTTAGAACAGAACTTACAGCAGCTAAGTAAAACCCATGAAATCAAAGCTTTTGCTTTGTTTGATCAGTTCCCTTACACCCACCATATTGAATCTGGTGTCTGGTTACGCAAGCTTACTGCTTAG
- the murI gene encoding glutamate racemase gives MRIGFIDSGVGGLSILEAVRALVPADYFYMMDNRYLPYGTKSELFIRQRLKQLTEHLLTHQVDLIVIACNTATTQAVDWLRQQFDLPFVGVVPAIKPAALYCAGEKMALLATPATVKGHYIQKLVADYAGQSQVQLVGSSELVMLAEQKVWADADVKVEVALVIKDSGLNEFAPKAIILGCTHFPFLAQEIRSAFTEAPKLFDTADAIARRVQHLAVGITSLYKENNQDCFIATQELTEQQKGRVKQMGFGQQSCWPDLYQD, from the coding sequence ATGCGCATAGGTTTTATCGACAGTGGAGTGGGTGGTCTTTCTATATTAGAAGCGGTGCGTGCTTTAGTGCCTGCGGATTACTTCTATATGATGGATAACAGATACTTGCCTTATGGCACTAAATCGGAGTTATTTATCCGCCAGCGCTTAAAACAACTGACCGAACATCTGCTGACTCATCAGGTTGATCTGATTGTTATCGCCTGCAACACTGCTACTACTCAGGCAGTTGATTGGTTACGTCAGCAGTTTGATTTGCCTTTTGTTGGCGTAGTACCCGCCATTAAACCTGCTGCTTTATATTGTGCTGGCGAAAAAATGGCATTGCTGGCCACTCCGGCCACAGTCAAAGGCCACTATATACAGAAGCTGGTAGCCGATTATGCTGGTCAGAGTCAGGTGCAATTGGTCGGTAGCAGCGAACTAGTGATGCTGGCGGAGCAAAAAGTCTGGGCAGATGCTGATGTAAAAGTAGAAGTGGCTCTGGTTATCAAAGACAGTGGCTTAAATGAATTCGCGCCTAAAGCTATTATCTTGGGCTGCACCCATTTTCCTTTTTTAGCTCAAGAGATCCGTTCTGCTTTTACAGAAGCTCCAAAGCTGTTTGATACAGCCGATGCAATAGCCAGAAGAGTGCAACATTTAGCGGTCGGAATTACTTCTCTATATAAAGAGAATAATCAGGATTGTTTTATTGCAACACAAGAACTGACAGAGCAGCAAAAAGGAAGAGTCAAACAGATGGGATTTGGCCAGCAGAGTTGCTGGCCAGATTTATATCAGGACTAA